Proteins from one Chitinophaga oryzae genomic window:
- a CDS encoding mercuric reductase: MQKFDAIVIGSGQGGNPLARKMAEKGWKTALIEQRQLGGTCINDGCTPTKTMIASARIAHLLSRSEAWGVPNLGYTIDLPAIVARKNNVVEQFRNSTAKSLEKAGVTVLYGTAAFTGVKTLSVELNDGGTQELAAEHIFLNTGAAPYIPEIPGLRDVPYFTSTTLQDEVKVPPELIILGGSYIALEMGQLYRRLGSTVTIVEKSPQLMSKEDPDVAAVIKKILEAEDIQVLTSATTEKITGSKDNIQVQVQTGGKSATITGTHLLVATGRLPQTAALQLGNTNVTLDEKGYVQVNEQLETSCPGIYAIGDVKPGPAFTHISYNDHLLLYKNLFEEAELSINTRQLPYCMFTDPQLGRIGLSETRARQEGYPVKVAHLSMDKAARAIETGETAGFMKAIVHEHTGQLLGAAVIGTEGGEIMTILQMAMLGGITATQLRDMIFAHPLYAESINNLFMTLEK, encoded by the coding sequence ATGCAGAAATTCGACGCAATTGTAATCGGGTCCGGACAGGGCGGCAATCCCCTGGCAAGGAAAATGGCGGAAAAAGGATGGAAAACCGCATTGATAGAACAGCGGCAGCTGGGGGGCACCTGTATCAACGATGGCTGTACGCCTACCAAAACGATGATTGCCAGTGCACGGATAGCCCACCTGTTATCCCGCAGCGAAGCATGGGGCGTGCCTAATCTGGGTTATACCATTGACCTCCCCGCTATTGTAGCCCGGAAAAACAATGTGGTAGAGCAGTTCAGGAACAGCACCGCCAAAAGCCTGGAAAAGGCCGGCGTTACTGTCCTGTATGGCACGGCAGCCTTCACGGGAGTAAAGACCCTCTCCGTGGAACTGAATGATGGCGGTACACAGGAACTCGCTGCGGAACATATTTTTCTCAACACCGGCGCAGCCCCTTACATCCCGGAAATACCCGGTCTGCGGGACGTGCCGTATTTTACTTCCACCACCCTGCAGGATGAAGTGAAAGTGCCGCCCGAACTGATTATCCTCGGCGGCAGCTACATAGCGCTGGAAATGGGACAGTTGTACCGGCGTTTGGGCAGCACCGTGACCATTGTGGAGAAAAGCCCGCAGCTGATGTCAAAGGAAGATCCCGACGTGGCGGCCGTCATCAAAAAAATCCTGGAAGCGGAAGACATACAGGTGCTTACCTCCGCTACCACGGAAAAAATTACCGGCAGCAAAGATAACATACAGGTTCAGGTACAGACGGGCGGCAAGTCCGCTACCATCACCGGTACCCATCTGTTGGTGGCCACCGGGCGCCTGCCGCAGACAGCGGCGCTGCAACTGGGAAATACCAACGTCACCCTGGACGAAAAAGGATATGTACAGGTAAATGAACAGCTGGAAACCAGCTGCCCCGGCATCTACGCCATAGGCGACGTAAAACCCGGTCCCGCTTTTACCCATATCTCTTACAACGATCATCTCCTGTTGTACAAAAACCTGTTCGAAGAAGCAGAACTCAGCATCAATACGCGGCAACTGCCCTATTGCATGTTCACCGATCCGCAACTCGGCCGCATCGGTCTCTCTGAAACGCGCGCCCGCCAGGAAGGATACCCGGTGAAAGTAGCGCATCTCAGCATGGACAAAGCAGCGAGGGCCATCGAAACCGGAGAGACGGCCGGCTTCATGAAAGCGATAGTACATGAACATACCGGTCAACTGCTGGGCGCTGCCGTTATCGGTACGGAAGGCGGGGAAATCATGACCATACTGCAAATGGCGATGCTCGGAGGTATAACGGCAACGCAGCTACGGGATATGATCTTCGCACATCCCCTGTATGCAGAATCCATCAATAACCTGTTCATGACGCTGGAAAAATAA
- the egtB gene encoding ergothioneine biosynthesis protein EgtB produces MQLKKDYFTVRKRTEDICAPLKTEDYVVQPVVDVSPPKWHLGHTTWFFETFILVPNAKGYTEFDPQYNFVFNSYYESVGARVIRTDRGNLSRPAVEDIMRYRRHVDEAMETFLDTEHGPELQSLITLGLHHEEQHQELLYTDIKYILGHNPLFPAYDPGKTSPATTKPAGSWLEMQEGVYEIGFSGNGFCFDNELGRHKVYLGDYSLSEALVSNAEYLDFIQAGGYHDFRYWHAEGWDWVKKNNVEMPMYWYNINGQWMHYNWQGLQPLLPDAPLCHVSYYEAAAFAAWKGMRLPTEFEWEAAAPRLPWGQRWEWTESAYLPYPGFTKAPGAIGEYNGKFMINQMVLRGGSEVTPPHHSRITYRNFFHPSLRWQFTGIRLAK; encoded by the coding sequence ATGCAGTTGAAAAAAGATTATTTCACAGTACGTAAAAGAACGGAAGATATCTGCGCACCACTCAAAACGGAAGACTATGTAGTACAACCCGTAGTGGATGTCAGTCCGCCTAAATGGCACCTCGGTCATACCACCTGGTTCTTCGAGACCTTTATCCTGGTACCTAACGCTAAAGGTTACACGGAGTTTGATCCGCAATATAATTTTGTGTTCAACAGCTACTACGAATCGGTAGGCGCCCGCGTGATCCGCACAGACCGCGGCAACCTGAGCAGGCCCGCCGTGGAAGACATTATGCGCTACCGCCGCCATGTGGATGAAGCCATGGAGACATTCCTCGACACGGAACACGGGCCGGAACTGCAGTCGCTCATTACCCTCGGGCTTCATCATGAAGAACAACACCAGGAATTGTTGTACACCGACATCAAATACATACTGGGCCATAATCCGCTTTTCCCGGCTTATGATCCCGGTAAAACATCACCTGCCACAACAAAACCGGCCGGTTCATGGTTAGAGATGCAGGAAGGTGTTTATGAGATCGGCTTTTCGGGAAACGGGTTCTGTTTTGACAATGAACTGGGCCGGCATAAAGTATACCTGGGTGACTACAGCCTCAGCGAAGCGCTGGTCTCCAACGCGGAATATCTCGATTTTATCCAGGCCGGCGGCTACCACGATTTCCGCTACTGGCACGCGGAAGGATGGGACTGGGTAAAGAAAAACAACGTGGAAATGCCGATGTACTGGTACAACATCAACGGCCAGTGGATGCATTACAACTGGCAGGGGTTGCAACCCCTCCTCCCCGATGCGCCGCTGTGCCACGTCAGCTACTATGAAGCCGCCGCCTTTGCAGCCTGGAAAGGCATGCGCCTGCCGACGGAATTCGAATGGGAAGCCGCCGCCCCCCGCTTACCGTGGGGACAGCGCTGGGAATGGACGGAAAGCGCCTATCTCCCCTATCCCGGCTTTACCAAAGCACCCGGCGCCATCGGCGAATACAACGGTAAATTCATGATCAATCAGATGGTACTCAGGGGCGGCTCAGAAGTAACGCCCCC
- a CDS encoding FadR/GntR family transcriptional regulator, with product MDQTSKLSNRVINAIQKDISQGIYKPGQKIPTEPELMVQYAVGRSTIREAIKTLAMSGVLRVQQGSGTYVSETVQTESLDQRLRRADFEEINQVRRMLDYEIVKLAAQHHTKASLAEMKKYLDLRKKAILEQRYQDCMEADIAFHTTIAKASGNHVLADLYRSFTAVIRDFFAKRDTESISHFAISHHLHEQLYEAVKSGNVKLSRQAMEDILDNNY from the coding sequence ATGGACCAGACATCGAAACTTTCCAACCGCGTTATCAACGCTATACAGAAAGACATCTCACAGGGCATTTATAAACCCGGACAGAAGATACCGACAGAACCTGAGCTGATGGTGCAGTACGCGGTAGGGCGTTCCACCATCCGGGAGGCGATAAAGACGCTCGCCATGTCGGGCGTATTGCGTGTGCAGCAGGGATCGGGCACCTATGTGAGTGAGACGGTGCAGACAGAATCGCTGGACCAGCGGCTGCGGCGTGCGGATTTTGAAGAGATCAACCAGGTGCGGCGCATGCTGGACTATGAAATTGTGAAGCTGGCGGCGCAGCATCATACCAAAGCGTCGCTGGCAGAGATGAAGAAATACCTCGACCTGCGTAAAAAAGCGATCCTGGAGCAGCGGTACCAGGACTGCATGGAGGCGGACATCGCGTTTCATACAACCATTGCCAAAGCCAGCGGCAATCATGTGCTGGCGGACCTCTATCGCAGTTTTACCGCTGTGATCCGTGACTTCTTTGCCAAAAGGGACACCGAGAGCATCAGTCATTTTGCGATCAGTCATCATCTGCATGAACAGTTGTATGAAGCTGTTAAAAGCGGTAATGTGAAGTTATCCCGGCAGGCGATGGAAGATATCCTGGACAACAACTACTAA
- the fusA gene encoding elongation factor G, which produces MRQLSRFRNIGIMAHIDAGKTTLTERMLYYTGLTHKLGNVDDGNTIMDTDPQEEKRGITISSAAITTYWNYADEKYQVNIIDTPGHVDFTAEVERSLRVLDGAVAVFCARSGVQPQSETVWRQANHYNVPRIVMINKMDRQGADFQRVVAEIRERLHANVIPLQLPIGQEDSFTGVIDLVRMKALLWHDDDGKLFEETAIPDELLEAAMQARRNMLEELSLLYEPLLEQYTGTPDNVSEATIIAAMRYATLNMLAVPAFAGAAYRNKGIQPLLNAVAAYLPSPEDIPVVHAADPDSGEAITIPATPESKVAGLAFKIMVDDYVGRLTLVRVYAGILRTGDMLWNSRSGRTVRISRLLRIMSDKFEPVNEIGAGDIGAVVGLKDVKTGDTLSHPDHPVLLERISFPEPMIGYAVEAKAAKDADRLGEALAGLLDEDPTLSVEVDKASGQTILKGMGELHLEVVLEKLATEYQLQINKGAPQIAYKEILTQAVTHHEVFKKQTGGSGNFADITFEMSPREDGQPGLEFINDIKGGAIPKEFIPSISKGFEAAMKTGPLKGYPLHAMRIRLLDGKIHPNDSHAQDFEQVAMIAFRNIAAQAGPRMLEPVMSVEVTTPEEYTGALAGDLNRRRGVIRHMEIKNNVQDITASVPLADLFGYVTTLRTLSSGRANASVTFEAYQPVSR; this is translated from the coding sequence ATGAGACAACTGTCCCGATTCAGAAATATAGGCATCATGGCGCATATCGACGCCGGTAAAACAACACTCACGGAAAGAATGCTGTATTACACCGGCCTTACACATAAACTGGGTAATGTAGATGACGGTAATACCATCATGGACACCGATCCGCAGGAAGAAAAACGGGGCATCACCATCTCTTCCGCAGCGATCACCACGTACTGGAATTATGCGGATGAAAAATACCAGGTCAATATTATTGATACGCCCGGCCACGTGGATTTTACGGCCGAAGTAGAACGTTCTCTGCGCGTGCTCGACGGCGCCGTCGCGGTATTCTGCGCCCGCTCGGGCGTGCAGCCGCAATCAGAAACAGTATGGCGCCAGGCCAACCACTACAACGTGCCGCGCATTGTGATGATCAATAAAATGGACCGGCAGGGCGCCGACTTCCAGCGGGTTGTGGCCGAAATACGGGAACGACTGCACGCTAACGTTATTCCGCTGCAGCTGCCCATCGGGCAGGAAGACAGCTTCACCGGCGTAATAGACCTTGTCCGCATGAAAGCGCTGCTCTGGCATGACGACGACGGTAAACTGTTTGAAGAAACAGCCATCCCGGACGAGCTGCTGGAAGCGGCCATGCAGGCCCGCAGGAATATGCTGGAAGAACTGTCGCTGTTGTACGAACCACTGCTGGAACAATACACCGGCACACCGGACAACGTCAGCGAAGCAACCATCATAGCCGCCATGCGCTATGCCACGCTCAACATGCTGGCCGTACCGGCCTTCGCAGGCGCCGCCTACAGGAATAAAGGCATACAGCCCCTGCTCAACGCGGTGGCGGCCTACCTGCCCTCGCCGGAAGATATTCCGGTGGTACATGCCGCCGATCCTGATTCCGGCGAAGCCATTACCATACCGGCCACCCCTGAATCGAAGGTAGCCGGACTGGCCTTCAAAATTATGGTCGACGACTACGTAGGCAGGTTGACGTTAGTACGCGTATATGCCGGCATTTTACGCACGGGCGACATGCTGTGGAACAGCCGCTCCGGCCGTACCGTCCGCATCAGCCGCCTGCTGCGCATCATGTCCGATAAGTTTGAACCGGTGAACGAAATAGGCGCCGGCGACATCGGCGCAGTAGTAGGACTGAAAGACGTTAAAACCGGCGACACGCTGTCCCATCCGGACCATCCGGTATTGCTGGAACGTATCAGCTTCCCCGAACCCATGATCGGTTACGCCGTGGAAGCCAAAGCAGCCAAAGATGCCGACAGGCTGGGCGAAGCGCTGGCAGGACTGCTGGATGAAGATCCCACCTTGTCAGTAGAGGTAGACAAGGCCTCCGGCCAAACTATCCTCAAAGGCATGGGTGAACTGCACCTGGAAGTGGTGCTGGAAAAACTGGCCACGGAATACCAGCTGCAGATCAACAAAGGGGCGCCGCAGATTGCGTACAAGGAAATACTCACGCAGGCGGTCACCCATCATGAGGTGTTTAAAAAACAAACCGGCGGCTCGGGCAACTTTGCAGACATCACGTTTGAAATGTCGCCCCGGGAAGACGGTCAGCCGGGACTGGAATTTATCAACGACATCAAAGGCGGCGCCATACCGAAGGAGTTCATTCCTTCCATCAGCAAAGGCTTTGAAGCTGCGATGAAAACCGGCCCGCTCAAAGGGTATCCCCTTCATGCCATGCGTATCCGGCTGCTCGATGGTAAAATACATCCCAACGACTCCCACGCGCAGGACTTTGAACAGGTGGCCATGATTGCTTTCCGCAATATCGCGGCCCAGGCGGGCCCGCGTATGCTGGAACCGGTCATGTCCGTGGAAGTCACCACACCGGAAGAATATACCGGTGCGCTCGCCGGCGATCTTAACAGGCGCCGTGGCGTGATCCGTCACATGGAAATCAAAAACAATGTGCAGGACATCACTGCCAGTGTGCCGCTGGCCGACCTCTTCGGATATGTGACCACCCTGCGTACGCTCTCCTCCGGAAGAGCCAATGCCTCTGTCACTTTCGAAGCCTATCAACCGGTCAGCCGCTGA
- the dusB gene encoding tRNA dihydrouridine synthase DusB: protein MVKIDNITLPDFPLLLAPMEDVSDPPFRAVCKDAGADLMYTEFISSEGLIRDAIKCRRKLDIFEYERPVGIQIFGGDEDSLALAAKIVDVTNPDLLDINFGCPVKKVAGRGAGAGVLKDLDLMVRLTDAVVKATKLPVTVKTRLGWDDGTKNIEEVAERLQDVGIKALAIHGRTRCQMYKGEADWTLIGKVKNNPRIHIPIFGNGDINSPQKAVEYKNRYGVDGIMIGRAVIGYPWLFREIKHYVKTGELLAGPTLEERIAVSKKHLRLSVEWKGPVTGINEMRGCYANYLKGLPNIKEFRSRLVTLKTVEEVEAVLDEIEAYYKGIEIEKAPIEMIDYHQKCPL, encoded by the coding sequence TTGGTTAAGATTGACAACATAACACTGCCCGATTTCCCTTTGTTGCTGGCTCCCATGGAGGATGTAAGCGACCCGCCTTTCCGTGCTGTCTGTAAAGACGCGGGGGCGGACCTGATGTATACTGAATTTATATCAAGTGAAGGACTGATCCGGGATGCGATCAAGTGTCGCCGCAAGCTGGATATTTTCGAATATGAAAGGCCGGTGGGCATCCAGATTTTCGGTGGTGACGAGGACAGCCTGGCTTTGGCTGCCAAAATTGTGGATGTGACCAATCCCGATTTGCTGGACATCAATTTCGGCTGTCCGGTGAAAAAGGTAGCGGGCCGTGGCGCCGGGGCAGGGGTGTTGAAGGACCTCGACCTGATGGTGCGTCTCACCGATGCCGTGGTAAAGGCCACTAAGCTGCCCGTAACGGTTAAAACACGCCTCGGGTGGGATGATGGTACCAAAAACATCGAAGAGGTGGCAGAAAGGCTTCAGGATGTCGGTATTAAAGCATTAGCAATTCACGGCCGCACCCGTTGTCAGATGTACAAAGGGGAAGCTGACTGGACGCTGATTGGAAAAGTAAAGAACAACCCCCGCATCCACATTCCGATTTTTGGTAACGGCGATATCAATTCGCCCCAGAAAGCGGTGGAATACAAAAACCGCTACGGAGTGGACGGTATCATGATCGGAAGAGCGGTTATCGGTTACCCGTGGCTGTTCCGCGAAATCAAACACTACGTGAAAACCGGTGAATTGCTGGCAGGACCTACCCTGGAAGAACGCATTGCTGTCAGTAAAAAGCACCTGCGCCTCTCCGTGGAATGGAAAGGCCCTGTGACAGGCATCAACGAAATGCGCGGCTGTTATGCCAACTATCTCAAAGGACTGCCTAACATCAAAGAATTCCGCAGCCGGCTGGTAACGTTAAAAACCGTGGAAGAAGTGGAAGCAGTGCTGGATGAAATAGAAGCGTACTACAAAGGCATCGAAATTGAAAAAGCACCCATTGAGATGATCGATTATCATCAGAAGTGCCCGTTATAA
- a CDS encoding ABC transporter permease/substrate-binding protein: MDTPETFIDFVRQQSGKLLEQTLTHTGLTFISVLIAVCIGVPAGILISRHKRLAGPLLGITGVLQTIPSIALLGFMIPLLGIGPKPAIVALFLYALLPVVRNTYTGILGVDPNITEAATGMGMNTRQLLLKVQLPLAMPVILAGIRTATVINVGVATLAAYIAAGGLGEFIFGGIALNNTNMMLAGAIPAALLAILFDWMLSRLQRLNMRKARKTALALPVILVLLSSFYLLPETYSSRLKAGFTPEFMGRKDGAVGLREVYGLQLRTLVISDMIMYKAAYEKKLDVISGSSTDGRVKAFDLVVLKDDKHIFPPYYAAPVVRQAVLDKYPELAPALDQLSGTINDSIMTELNYRVDYLKQNPQQVAKDFLTSAGLWKPARNGSKGNIRIGAKIFGDGYILANMYKMLIEGHTDLSATTKTGLGGTKIVFDALVNDQIDMYPEYTGTGLLVILQAPQPTVDSIISDSRKVYDYVKNGFATQYQLRWLQPIGFNNTYALMMRREQATRLHISSISDLATYVHHH, encoded by the coding sequence ATGGACACGCCTGAAACGTTTATTGATTTTGTCCGGCAGCAGTCCGGTAAACTGCTGGAGCAAACCCTTACCCATACCGGCCTTACGTTTATCTCTGTATTGATAGCCGTCTGCATTGGCGTGCCTGCAGGCATCCTGATATCCCGCCATAAAAGGCTGGCCGGCCCTCTGCTTGGCATTACCGGCGTTCTGCAAACCATTCCCAGCATCGCCCTGCTGGGGTTTATGATCCCCTTGCTCGGCATCGGTCCCAAACCGGCTATTGTAGCACTGTTTCTCTATGCCCTGCTGCCGGTGGTGCGCAACACCTACACCGGTATTCTTGGCGTAGATCCTAATATTACAGAAGCAGCCACGGGCATGGGTATGAATACCCGGCAACTGCTGCTGAAAGTACAACTGCCGCTGGCCATGCCCGTCATACTGGCGGGCATCCGCACGGCCACCGTTATTAATGTGGGCGTGGCCACGCTGGCAGCCTATATCGCCGCCGGCGGCCTGGGTGAATTCATTTTCGGCGGCATCGCACTCAACAATACCAATATGATGCTGGCAGGCGCCATCCCGGCGGCCTTGCTGGCCATCCTGTTCGACTGGATGCTGTCACGCCTGCAACGCCTCAATATGCGCAAGGCTCGGAAAACAGCGCTGGCACTGCCCGTTATCCTCGTGCTGCTGTCTTCTTTCTATCTTCTTCCGGAAACTTACAGCAGCCGCCTCAAAGCCGGCTTCACCCCGGAATTCATGGGCCGCAAAGACGGCGCTGTGGGCCTGCGGGAAGTATACGGCCTTCAGCTGCGCACCCTCGTGATCAGTGATATGATCATGTATAAAGCAGCCTATGAAAAAAAACTGGATGTGATCAGCGGCAGCAGCACCGACGGCCGCGTGAAAGCATTTGACCTCGTGGTGCTCAAAGATGACAAACACATCTTCCCGCCATATTACGCTGCTCCGGTGGTACGGCAGGCCGTTCTGGACAAATACCCTGAACTGGCGCCGGCACTGGACCAACTCTCTGGTACAATTAATGATAGCATCATGACGGAACTCAACTACCGGGTGGATTACCTCAAACAAAATCCGCAACAGGTGGCAAAAGATTTCCTCACGTCGGCCGGGCTATGGAAACCGGCACGGAACGGCAGCAAAGGCAATATCCGTATCGGCGCGAAAATTTTTGGCGATGGTTATATTCTGGCCAATATGTACAAAATGCTGATCGAAGGCCACACCGATCTGAGCGCCACCACCAAAACAGGACTCGGCGGCACTAAAATCGTCTTCGACGCACTGGTCAACGATCAGATAGACATGTACCCGGAATATACCGGCACCGGCCTGCTGGTCATCCTGCAGGCGCCACAGCCAACGGTCGACAGCATCATAAGTGACAGCAGGAAAGTATACGACTATGTAAAGAATGGATTTGCAACACAATACCAGCTCCGATGGCTGCAACCCATTGGCTTTAACAATACCTACGCGCTGATGATGCGTCGGGAACAGGCGACCCGGCTGCACATCAGCAGTATATCCGATTTGGCAACATATGTGCATCATCACTAA
- a CDS encoding aldo/keto reductase, producing the protein MNITDLTGTVQLANGVKMPYFGLGVWQTNEGQEVIDAVTYALDAGYRHIDTAAVYENEDGVGTAVANNKTDRKDIFITSKVWNADQGYDSTLKAFDTSLEKLKTDYLDLYLIHWPVKGKYKETWRALEKLYADGRVKAIGVSNFLQHHLEDLFQSANILPMVDQLEFHPYLVQQPLLDFCRQHHIQYQAWSPLMQGKAFKVPELQQLAEKYGVTVAQLVLRWDLQKGVVTIPKSVQQQRIISNAEIFDFEITAEDVAAMDALDRGERMGPDPDNFNF; encoded by the coding sequence ATGAATATTACAGATCTTACAGGCACTGTGCAATTGGCTAACGGCGTAAAGATGCCTTATTTCGGATTAGGTGTGTGGCAGACCAATGAAGGACAGGAAGTGATAGATGCCGTGACTTATGCGCTGGACGCTGGTTACCGGCACATTGATACCGCGGCGGTTTACGAAAATGAAGACGGCGTAGGCACCGCTGTCGCCAATAACAAAACAGACAGAAAAGATATTTTTATTACCAGTAAAGTCTGGAATGCTGATCAGGGTTACGATAGTACGCTGAAGGCGTTTGACACTTCCCTGGAAAAACTGAAAACCGACTACCTGGACCTTTACCTGATCCACTGGCCGGTAAAAGGAAAGTACAAAGAAACCTGGCGCGCGCTGGAAAAACTGTATGCAGACGGCCGGGTAAAAGCCATCGGCGTCAGCAATTTCCTCCAACATCACCTGGAAGACCTGTTCCAGAGCGCTAACATATTGCCGATGGTAGACCAGCTGGAGTTCCATCCTTACCTCGTGCAACAACCGCTGCTCGATTTCTGTCGTCAGCACCACATTCAATACCAGGCCTGGAGCCCGCTGATGCAGGGCAAAGCGTTTAAAGTGCCTGAACTGCAGCAGCTGGCGGAAAAGTACGGTGTGACCGTAGCTCAACTGGTGCTGCGCTGGGATTTGCAGAAAGGGGTGGTGACTATCCCGAAAAGCGTTCAGCAGCAACGTATCATTTCCAATGCAGAGATTTTCGATTTCGAGATCACCGCTGAAGATGTGGCGGCAATGGATGCACTGGACCGGGGCGAAAGAATGGGGCCCGACCCGGACAACTTTAATTTCTAA
- a CDS encoding ABC transporter ATP-binding protein, giving the protein MIKVSHVSKSFSHGKNAVNDLSFEVLPGETLVLLGTSGCGKTTTLRMINRLLVPDKGDIFIGEKNISAETPETLRRSMGYVLQNTGLFPHYTVLENIGVVPQLLGWDKARIRSRALALLEKLRLSPASYADVYPQQLSGGQQQRVGLARALAADPPILLMDEPFGALDPLTRISVRKEFKLLDELNSKTIILVTHDVEEAFELGNRICIMNEGRIQQLGTATELLFNPSNDFVRHFLDKQRLELELKSLRLRDIWPYLDSAGGSTGAVLPADTSCWDTLEQLTEDKARSTWEGQDKHLDGNILMNAINAYKKTVSQHGHA; this is encoded by the coding sequence ATGATCAAAGTATCCCATGTCTCAAAAAGTTTCAGCCACGGCAAAAATGCAGTGAATGATCTCTCCTTCGAAGTGCTGCCCGGAGAAACGCTTGTGCTCCTGGGCACCAGCGGCTGCGGTAAAACCACGACCCTCCGCATGATCAACCGGTTGCTGGTACCGGACAAAGGCGACATCTTTATCGGCGAAAAAAATATCAGCGCAGAAACACCGGAGACCCTGCGCCGCAGCATGGGGTATGTACTGCAAAACACCGGCTTGTTCCCCCACTATACCGTACTGGAAAATATCGGTGTGGTACCTCAACTGCTGGGGTGGGACAAAGCCCGCATCCGGTCCCGGGCGCTGGCCCTCCTGGAAAAACTGCGGCTGTCCCCTGCCTCCTACGCCGACGTATACCCGCAACAACTCAGCGGCGGGCAACAGCAACGGGTAGGACTGGCACGCGCCCTCGCCGCAGATCCGCCCATCCTCCTGATGGATGAACCCTTTGGTGCCCTGGACCCGCTCACCCGTATCAGCGTCCGCAAAGAATTTAAACTGCTCGATGAACTGAACAGCAAGACCATCATTCTTGTTACGCATGATGTGGAAGAAGCATTTGAACTGGGCAACCGTATCTGCATCATGAATGAAGGGCGTATTCAGCAACTGGGCACCGCCACGGAACTGCTGTTTAACCCCTCCAATGATTTTGTGCGGCATTTCCTCGATAAACAACGGCTGGAGCTGGAACTGAAATCGCTCCGGCTGCGCGACATATGGCCTTACCTGGATAGCGCCGGCGGCAGCACAGGCGCCGTTCTCCCTGCCGACACCAGCTGCTGGGACACACTCGAACAGCTCACGGAGGATAAAGCCCGCAGCACCTGGGAGGGACAAGACAAACACCTCGACGGAAACATCCTGATGAACGCCATTAACGCTTATAAAAAAACTGTCAGCCAGCATGGACACGCCTGA
- a CDS encoding sulfite exporter TauE/SafE family protein produces MNILIFSLILLAGAYVAGLLGSLTGLGGGVVVIPLLTLVFHVDIRYAIGAALLASIANSSGAASAYIKEGITNVRLGMFLEIATTVGAVGGALIAVFTPTNTIAILFGVVLIFSALMTVRKKHEHALQEGSRLSYILKLNSNYPTPQGEVSYKLQNIGGGFSIMLLAGVLSGLLGIGSGALKVLAMDGAMKIPFKVSTTTSNFMIGVTAAASAVVYLQRGYIDPGIAFPVVLGVLGGAFTGARLLTVMNPKTLRYIFCAAISFVALEMIYNGLHHQF; encoded by the coding sequence ATGAACATACTTATTTTCAGCCTGATACTCCTGGCAGGCGCTTATGTGGCGGGTCTTCTAGGTTCGCTGACAGGCCTGGGCGGAGGAGTGGTCGTTATCCCGTTACTGACGCTGGTGTTTCATGTAGATATCCGTTACGCTATCGGGGCGGCGCTGCTGGCTTCCATCGCCAATTCGTCCGGTGCGGCATCGGCTTACATCAAAGAGGGGATCACCAACGTGCGGCTGGGCATGTTCCTGGAAATAGCGACCACGGTGGGAGCGGTAGGAGGGGCGCTGATAGCGGTCTTTACGCCGACAAATACCATCGCTATCCTCTTTGGCGTGGTATTGATTTTTTCCGCACTGATGACTGTCCGCAAGAAACATGAACATGCCCTGCAGGAAGGCAGCCGCTTGTCCTACATCTTAAAACTGAACAGCAATTACCCTACGCCGCAGGGTGAAGTATCCTACAAACTGCAGAACATTGGCGGCGGTTTTTCCATCATGTTGCTGGCGGGCGTCTTATCCGGACTGCTGGGCATTGGCTCCGGTGCGTTGAAAGTGCTGGCGATGGATGGGGCCATGAAGATACCTTTTAAGGTCAGCACCACGACCAGCAATTTTATGATCGGCGTTACGGCGGCCGCCAGCGCAGTTGTGTATTTACAACGCGGTTACATTGATCCGGGCATCGCTTTCCCGGTGGTGCTGGGCGTGCTGGGCGGCGCCTTTACCGGCGCACGGTTGCTTACCGTGATGAACCCGAAAACGTTGCGGTACATTTTCTGCGCAGCCATTTCTTTTGTAGCGCTGGAAATGATCTACAACGGATTACATCATCAGTTTTAA